Part of the Vigna angularis cultivar LongXiaoDou No.4 chromosome 1, ASM1680809v1, whole genome shotgun sequence genome, aatgaaaaatatttactatacaaagaattaaaagtgttttacaattattaaagaaaatgcctaaaaaataaaatatatttacatgtaaaaatattacatacaataactatttttaagttctatcatttaaaataattgaagtatagattaaaataaaaatgagatgtCTTTCTTCTCTATGGATTTAAATGTTCACTTtgttttttaaagtgtttttCTTTAACCAAATTGATTATACCATCTATTTATCTTGAAACGTGACAAATTATAGGATAAGTTTCAAGAAACTAATAATCCAGAGTAACAAACGGATACACGGTTGAATAGTTTTGGGTTAATAAAAATActatacataaacaaaataaaacaatcaaaacTTAAAGTGATAAACTCATATGGCTgcaaaaagaatattaaattgaaaatatatgaatgaaaatgtgttttaacctaaaatatatggaacacattttaattaatatttttaaattttatgatttttagatattattgttgatcacataatcaataatatagattattgtatattttggttttaattttcaACTTTGTCGATTTTGGATAATAGGTACCTATAAAGATATTTTGAAAATCAAGTTTTTtcgaaaaaataaaattaaaaacaaatatcttttttattggaggttttatctatttataatatttattattgaatttttatcttttagggaATTAATGATAATCTAATCACAAATAAACTATAGTTTAGGTTTTACTTATGTGTctaatattcatttaattatgTTAAGTGTTAATTGGTTTTTCGACCAAGAAAATCGACAGTGTAAAAAAGTTGAGAAgattgaaaaagtaaaacaaaaaattggaCCGAGGaggtagaaaaagaaaaaaaaatcgagAAATTATCCGAGAAGTTTTgaggaaaataattattttttgtatctAACTTGTACAaaacttataaaagaaaattaagaagacAATATGATGTCTAAGCTGATAGCCATGAACTTTTCAAATTAATAGAATAAACTTAACAGTAATTAATCAAGGTAATTTgtaaatttagtattttataactattttttgaCTTTCTTCGAGTttgattattgatgaaaataatttgcAGTGAGAGTTTAGTAGTCTGTTCTTCAAGACAAAGTCGTGAGACATTGTACACcatattaatacaaaatattaagtataagagtttttttaaactttttatccgtttaaagaaaaagaagtaaaagagTCCCTTGGGACGTCAGATGAAGAAGACAAGTGAAATAAACGGATATGATGATGTGCTCATTTTAATTTATCCCATTTATGAgtcactgaaaaaaaaaatgttaaaaaaaccTTCCACTCTCTTTCTATCTGAACCTCCCCCGATTCGGCGAATAGGTTTTCATTTCCTTCTATCACTCTTTCCTCTCTCCATCACAGGAAAACCAGATACCATCGAAGCAAGCAAATCCTAGGGTTTCTCACTTCAAATTTGTCAACTATAGCGCTTTCTTTACTTTGATTTTGAATGTAATTCAGATTCATCTCACTTCGTACCTTTTCACTCAACTTTAGGGCTTTTCATCTTTCTCTTCCCCAAAACCCTCTCCCAAAACGATTTGCAATCCGATTACTCGATCTCGACATGGAATCCCGAGATTTACCGTCGTCGTCCCCGTCGTCCACCGCCAACCGCGACGCCTCCTCCGGCACCGAGACCGAGGACGGCGTTTTCACCGTCGCCGTGGCACTCGCCAAAGATGCCGCGTTGCATTTTCAGTCTGCCAAGTTCGCCGAGTGCGTCGAGGTTTTGAACCAGCTCCTGCAGAAGAAGCAGGACGATCCCAAGGTACTTGAATTCTCTTTACCATTTTTCCTGGATACTGATCTAACCGGCATCGTTTCATTTCTTTATCTGTTGCTTCGTGCTCTTAGTTCTTGATTGACGCTTCTTTTTTcgtgtttttaatttcttgcttCTTTGCTTGGTGCTAGTGTTtactttatattaattaatatgcgTCAGGTGATTGATCTGTTTGTTCGGTTCCTTATTTTATGAGCTGAATTTCAGTTTTGGTACCTAGCTGGAACTGTAGCTAGTGAGCCCTTGCAGATGCAGTGTAACGACTGTGATTGTAGATGTGAATGAGCGTCCTGGTTTGATTGGATTTCCTCTATTAGAAAATGAATGAGCTGATTAAGTTGTGTTGCGAGCTTCTTGCAGTGGACGTTGATTAGAATGCCTTTGCGCTGTGTGATGTGTATCTAGTTAGAGTGTCGGGCGTTTGGAGAAATTTGTAAAACTTGTAGAAGAAATTGTTGTAGTGGTTCCAACATGGGAAGTTTGAACGGAGATAGGGGTTTTAAGCTCATTTTCTGAATAAGGAAATATTTCTTTGTTCAACATTTGTTTGTCACTTTgttaattttggttttagtttctTCATGGTAACCTGATTTGCCGGATAAATACCAGTAGAATGATGTGTAATTTTGGTTCTTAACGCTGACGTGATTAGCGGGATAGCTACTGGTGGTACACACAACACTAAGTCAACGCATATTGTTTCACAAGCTTACACTTGTATACTTCATGCAAGCTGTTGGATAATACCTTTTTTGTGCTGTAACGTTTTACTTAATGGTGTACATTGTCCGTGCCATGTACAACACATTGCGTGTTTATCTTTGTTGTTTTCCTTTGATGGATTTAGAAATGTTTTGTTCCTGAATTTACACTCCTTATGTATTCTCACAATTGATGATATATGCCAtgctataaataaatttaaatagtttgaGAGCCATTTGTGCAAGCATACCTGCGAAAGCAATGCATATTGAAGAAATACCGAAACTTTATCATCATTTTGTATGCGTGTTTCATAGAGGATGAGTGTGTTTTTTGTGTTCTCTACATATTATGCACACAGACAATAACAAAATTCTGTTCAATTTGTTATTTTGTGGATTGCATTTGAGAATGCAATTATGTTTGTTGAGCAATAAAATTCTCTGCTAACCCTATTGGGGCGTGTTATGAGCAAGGGAAGACTTGCTTTGGTGGGTTAACAACTTAATGTAACCTGCCAAATGCTGTGTTatctttatgttgtttttttagaTATTGTGTAAGGCAATCTGTTTTTCTAAATCTTAGTGTTTAAGGTTTTAAATCCTAATATTTCAGGTACTTCATAATATTGCAATTGCGGAATTCTTCCGAGACGGTTGTTCAGATCCCAAAAGGTTGCTTGAAGTTATAAATGGCGTCAAGGTATTCTACTTTAAATTCAACATTGTTTTTGATTTCTGCTAACTGACATTTTTTATGGTCAGtagcttttatttttcatggatGATATTTGAAGGAAACCATTTTCACTTCTTTTTGCCTTTATGGATTTAAAAACTGGAATTGCATGACACTAATCCCAATATTAagttaacaatattaaaatgaagTTGAGTCTAAATAGCTTGGgctcttttatatttaatttcttagcCTTTATGCTGACTCGTTTAAGTATTTCTGGGTCAGTGAAATGGTCTTGGCATTTGGCTTGAATCAGTGAAATGAGTGTTTAAGATCGTGGAGGCCATATTGGATACTGATAATTTCTCatgattttctgaaagaaaTAAGTCTCCATTGGAAGAAGGATCTAGGCAAGATTTAACTTCCTGTTGAACCTGGTATGTATAGTTGATGATAGTTTAATTCCCAAATTCCTCCTTTTGGGTATCTTATTTATGATATTCTTAAAGGAGGAAACTGGACATACATATCACCACCTCAACAATAATATTACAAGTTAGGAAACAGTGGTGAAAAGGGTTCGGATATTGAATAGGTTTTCCTTGTTGAATAGCTTTATCAGATGAAGTTCAGTGTAGAAATCAGGAAGTCTTGTTTAAGCTTCAGATTTCTTTTATGTTGGCTTTAAGTTCTCATTTCTCTCGGGTTTGCCCCCTGGTGAAGTGGTCAGGTGGGGATCACGTTGAAACAGAAGGTTTTATTTTTACTctcaaaattgatttattttgttttggatcAATTAATTGTAGCTTGAAGCCTTAGCtcaatttatttgtaattttgtacttactattttttattgctGGAGTTGATTCAGAGGAAAAATGATGAGCTTGCTCTAGCTTTGGGAGAACAAGGAGAGTCAGTTAACAATGTTGGAAATAAAGTTGTTTTGGGATCCAAAGGAAGTAATGCTTCAGCGCATCAGTTTTCAGGTTCAAACAGCACTGGCACCATGTATTCAGATGAATTTGACTCTTCTGTGGCAATGCTAAATATTGTATGTTCATTTTGCTCcttatattaatttcatttatttctcattttgtcTCTTTTAATGTATGCTTTTAATTAcctatttaaacatattttttttatttcaatctcTTTAGGCCATCATTTGGTTCCATCTCCATGACTATGCGAAGACATTGTCTGTGTTGGAACCGCTCTTTCAAAATATTGAACCTATAGATGAGGTATGTCATAgatgatttgatttgattttgtttttaattttaccctGATATGTTGATTGCTTTGTTTTTCCTCTACTGTGTTTTATTTTCCAAAGCAGACAACGGCTCTTCATATTTGTCTTCTGCTGCTTGATGCTAGCCTTGCTTGCCATGATGCATCAAAATCAGCTGTAAGTTCTATTTGATACTGTGATTAGTTGGTTTACTTTTTAACTATTGCAAGTCTTGTTGCTTAATGCATTGTTCTCTATCATGATATTCATGTCGCATGAATGTATTATTCTTTTTCACTTACATATTAGTCCAGCTAGTTTACTTGTTAACTGAATATTGTGAGtgttattacatattttatactTGGCCAGTTCAACCATGAACCTCTCGTTTCACTGATGATAACTAAATCTTTCTTCTCAAGTCAGTGTTGGGTATGCCCACTGAATGTTTTCAATGGTCATCTGTCCATCTGTTGTGTCTCAATCCTTTATTTGTAGCTATTTCgactttttctttattatgcATAAATGTGCTTAAATATCTAACGCTTGGTCATCTGAGGTAGGAAATTAATTTACAGATTACAAAATTAACCATAACATAACATCCCTATCACTCTAGGCATGTCTGACATGACATTTGGTCCTTATGTAGAAAATGTGAATTCATGGTATATTTTGCTACCTATCTCAACCAGTGTAAGAAAGCCACTATGGTGGCACTATTATGTAGCCGCTAGTGTGTAGTGGAATTTCTTGAATCCACAATTGCAGCTCTGGGTACTATTGTGGCCACAATAGTTGTGGTTGTAACATTTGACCGGATCCTATTGTCATCTTTGACAAGTCTTCAATCAATTGAACTTTTGAGTTAATGTTATACCAATTTCTTCTATGCATGTTATTTTTGAGCTAAACTGAGGTGATCTAATTTCAATTCGAGAGCCATACGCCATTATCACTATTTAACTTGGGTTAAACtgaaaaatttaagatttagtTTACTCGCTTGTGAtggttttcttttataaaatacaatgtTAAACTTTCTTGGCATAATTTATTGAACTCTTACCCTGCTAGTTGTAGTATATGTTTATCCTGAATGATTTGTTTTGTAAGCGGCCTAAAAATTTGACGTAAGCAGTTTTTTAGTTTCTCTAATTGTACAAGTTCACTATTCTGAGCTGGAATATGCTTTTGTTTAGGATGTGTTGACTTATCTGGAAAAAGCATTTGGTGTTAGTAGTGTGAGTCAAGGTGACAGTGGGAACACAGCACAGCAACAAGCTGCAAATTTAGTTACCAAGTCTGCACCTGTTGCCATTAGTGCGTCAGCTACTGATGCATCCAGTTCTGAGTTAGGGTCAAGTGCAAATGCATCTGAAAATCATCTATCCAGAGCTTTGTCTGAGGATACACTTGATTATGAAGCCATGATTTTGGATATGGGTGGACAAAATTTAGTAAGGCCAATGGGCCCATCTTCAAATGACATTTCAAGGGCTTTGGTTGACAGGTTTTCTACTGTTGATTTAAAGCTAAAATTGCAACTTTACAAGGTTAGGTTTCTGCTTCTTACTAGGAACTTGAAACTGGCAAAACGAGAAGTCAAGCTGGCCATGAACATTGCACGTGGAAGAGATTCATCAATGGCTCTTCTTTTGAAATCCCAGCTTGAATATGCCCGTGGTAACCACCGCAAAGCTGTAAAGCTATTGATGGCATCAAATAATAGAACAGACACAGCATTTTCAAGCATTTTCAACAACAATCTTGGTTGCATTTATTATCAGCTTGGGAAATATCAGacgtcatctttatttttctcaaaggCATTAACCAATTGCTCATCACTGCGGAAGGATCAATCTTTAAAGCTACCCACTTTCTCACAGGACAATTCTCtccttataatttataattgtgGTGTGCAGTACTTAGCTTGTGGGAAGCCAATACTTGCTGCTCGATGTTTCCAGAAGGCAAGTCTGGTCTTTTATAAACAACCTCTCTTGTGGCTCAGACTCTCAGAATGCTGTTTGATGGCTTTAGAAAAGGGCCTCATCAAATCAAGTCGGTTCCCATCAGATAAGTTGGGGGTAGGAGTGTGTGTTGTTGGAATTGGAAAATGGAGGCAACTTGTGGTGGAAAATCAGATTCCAGGAAAGGGACATATGGACTCATCTGAAGGGGATGATTCTTGTCCAAGTGAAGATGGGCGACTGAAGTTATCGATGTCCCTTGCCCAGCAATGCCTCTTGAATGCTCTAAACTTGCTGGATTCCAACAATGCAAATTGTTTGAAATCTGGTTTGCCCTCTAACTCTTCCGTGGAGGAAAATGATGGAAGTGAGGTGTCACCTTCAAAGAATTCAAATCTTAAAAACTTACATGGCATTGATTCAAAGGCATTTTCAGTAGGAGTAGGTTTAGGTCAGGTCAATGCAAACGGAGACACTAAGGAACAAAAGGGTGGGAATAGTCAGGAACTTGTTCAGAACTCCTTATCCTATTATGAAAATGTCCGTAAAAGAGAAAATCAACTGGTTAAACAAGCTGTTCTTGCTAATTTAGCTTATGTGGAGCTGGAATTGGACAATCCTTTGAAGGCACTATCGGTTGCAAGATCTCTCTTAGAACTTCCAGAATGTTCCAGAATTTACATCTTTCTAGGCCATGTTTATGCAGCAGAGGCTCTCTGCTTGCTGAACAGACCAAAGGAAGCGGCTGAGCATTTGTCATTTTATTTGTCTGGGGGAAACAATGTTGACTTGCCTTTCAGCCTTGAGGACTGTGAGAAATGGCAACCAGAGAGGACTGCCGAATTTGAAGAGGTGAATGTAGGATCCGTTGCTGCCAAGAATTCTTCTCTTGAAGGCGCTCAGAGTATTGTTTTCCTCAAGCCAGAGGAGGCGCGAGCAACAATTTATGCAAATTTTGCTGTAATGTCCGCAATGCAGGGTGAGTTTGAGAAATCAAGTATTTTGATCACACAGGCATTGTCCATATTACCCAACAGTCCAGAAGCCACACTTACTGCAGTTTATTTGGATATTTTGCTCGGTAAGCCACAGGAAGCTCTGACCAAATTAAAACGTTGTAGCCGTATTAGGTTCCTTCCTAGTGGAATAACATTGAATAAATCTTCTTGAGTGTTGTATGCTTGGGTTTTGTCATTGTGCCTGGCCAACGTCTCAGCGTTAGTTAGCAGGTAGTTTAATCCTTCCATAGCATTTGTAACATATATAAGTTCAATTcagagaataatttttttatgattcatTTTCCTTATAATTCTCAAATTTAGGGTTCACTTACAGGTGGTGGCTGTGTTTTGGTTAGTGCTGGTGCCCACCTTTGAAATTTGAGGTGTAGATCAGATTCGGATtgtgtttttactttttagagGCTAATTTGGTTTATATTCAAGAATAGAGGTCATGTCCTTGTGCTTATATTGAAAAAACTGAAAGGTTGATAGTTATTTCAGAATTCCATTTTCAATCCTATGGAGTTCGTTCTTTCTCGTTCTCATTCACTCGGCGGGTATTATCCAGATGAATTTGATCGTGTCTTGTGCTTTTTGCTAATGTATATATGTTATGGACTGGCAGGTTACTCGTATTTTAACATGGTAACGATTATTTGTATAGAATGTGTTCTTTTTATTACTGGATTAGTAGGACCAGGGACGGGATCTATGAGCAATGCTGGGTGGCCCTTGCTAcccattaatttttttaaattatttattatgaagatgataaatgatgtttttaaattaatattttattttttatagtagttttattcttttgtttgtgTTAAAATATACCTTGAGCAAAATTCTTAATCTTATGTCGAGCTAATTGATTTTTTCCTTATGTTTAGTTAAAGTATGAGTAtaatttatttgctttttaaTAGTCTTTTTCTCTTACaatttgatattgaaattttaaagattaCAAAATGATTGGATTTgcaatcaaattattttattaacacttTTATATCGATTGTTATTGATTCTTACTAACGAGACAAGTTCATACACGTTATATAAGAAATAACcatagaatttttatttttattttttaaagttgttttcttctcctcttccgTGGTTTCTGGCATTTgctatttatatgttatttataattaaataaataaatataaatacaaaattggGATACAAAATTGAAATAGATTGACATAATTTGTATCGAAATTTAGggacaaattttaattttaatatagtcaaaataatttaattctcaaacttaaaaaataatagatataattttttaatctaattgtgtaatttttttaatacattaaatgaagtttaaaatttgtgttttaattcACTTGACATTACTATTATAtatctcaatttaaaatatgtaaaaaaaattaacattaatgaattaaaagattatattcatttattttaaaaatttagatatcaaaatataccaaaattaaaaaaagttaattttatatcaaatttgaaaattaaatatatatttaatccataaataaataaaaatgtggtGTGTCCGTATTTATTGGATGAGATGGTCTCACAGCGCGAGAATATCGGTCAATTACGAGAAAATTGTAATAAGAGTGGGGCTAAGGTGCTGCTTTTGAGGTGGCATGGTTATTATTACGTTATCATAAAGGAAAACACTTTTCCATAACTCAGACCAAGAACTTAATAACTTAATTTGGACTTTATTAATGAACAATGATTAATCATCATACATAATTGagtattaataaataaaatgttactgTAATAATTTAGTAGTATATTATTACCCATATCGGTGGGTGGAAATGACCTATAACTTTAGTTAATagcatattaatttattttaagagcGAGTatgattaaacatattttatatgcACATTGAAATTGATTAATATAGTATGcagaacaatataaaatatgtgcCAAACTATCTATATTTCAAAGAGGCATTTCTTCCAACTATTACATCTGTAATCTTTTGTTAATGTAAGTATTCAATCTTCTTTACCTTTATTaatcattttatgtttttgctttcagctttaatttttaaagtcaCTAATTGTGTGTGtgctttttttgttttataaaaaattgaataatcttATTTAGAATTTCACTTCTGAAGTAATTTACGTTACTTTTAAGAACtgtaatcaaatatttaaagaattgataattctaataagaaatttggaatttaattattgataaattaatttcatttaatatgaaattgtaaattaaatgttgtttattatttaaaaatttgtttgaatgttttctctatatatttttcttactaaCTTGTGTAACTCTTTAAATGTActagtgtttttcttttaaatgccatattttaatttttattcataatttgctatgtttattcttatattatttataaaattttatatttaatattttcatatataagttaaaatctattatatatgtttgtttttcttcttcaactcaAAAAGGCAggtctatttatttattttatataagataAAGTTTTAATACATAGTATATTGATAATGataaatagtaacaattttttaaaatattttcatattgtACTGTTtactttaactattttattatttgaatattgtaGTTAAAGATACAGTATTGATATCga contains:
- the LOC108345810 gene encoding uncharacterized protein LOC108345810 isoform X2 — translated: MESRDLPSSSPSSTANRDASSGTETEDGVFTVAVALAKDAALHFQSAKFAECVEVLNQLLQKKQDDPKVLHNIAIAEFFRDGCSDPKRLLEVINGVKRKNDELALALGEQGESVNNVGNKVVLGSKGSNASAHQFSGSNSTGTMYSDEFDSSVAMLNIAIIWFHLHDYAKTLSVLEPLFQNIEPIDETTALHICLLLLDASLACHDASKSADVLTYLEKAFGVSSVSQGDSGNTAQQQAANLVTKSAPVAISASATDASSSELGSSANASENHLSRALSEDTLDYEAMILDMGGQNLVRPMGPSSNDISRALVDRFSTVDLKLKLQLYKVRFLLLTRNLKLAKREVKLAMNIARGRDSSMALLLKSQLEYARGNHRKAVKLLMASNNRTDTAFSSIFNNNLGCIYYQLGKYQTSSLFFSKALTNCSSLRKDQSLKLPTFSQDNSLLIIYNCGVQYLACGKPILAARCFQKASLVFYKQPLLWLRLSECCLMALEKGLIKSSRFPSDKLGVGVCVVGIGKWRQLVVENQIPGKGHMDSSEGDDSCPSEDGRLKLSMSLAQQCLLNALNLLDSNNANCLKSGLPSNSSVEENDGSEVSPSKNSNLKNLHGIDSKAFSVGVGLGQVNANGDTKEQKGGNSQELVQNSLSYYENVRKRENQLVKQAVLANLAYVELELDNPLKALSVARSLLELPECSRIYIFLGHVYAAEALCLLNRPKEAAEHLSFYLSGGNNVDLPFSLEDCEKWQPERTAEFEEVNVGSVAAKNSSLEGAQSIVFLKPEEARATIYANFAVMSAMQGEFEKSSILITQALSILPNSPEATLTAVYLDILLGKPQEALTKLKRCSRIRFLPSGITLNKSS
- the LOC108345810 gene encoding uncharacterized protein LOC108345810 isoform X1 — translated: MESRDLPSSSPSSTANRDASSGTETEDGVFTVAVALAKDAALHFQSAKFAECVEVLNQLLQKKQDDPKVLHNIAIAEFFRDGCSDPKRLLEVINGVKLIQRKNDELALALGEQGESVNNVGNKVVLGSKGSNASAHQFSGSNSTGTMYSDEFDSSVAMLNIAIIWFHLHDYAKTLSVLEPLFQNIEPIDETTALHICLLLLDASLACHDASKSADVLTYLEKAFGVSSVSQGDSGNTAQQQAANLVTKSAPVAISASATDASSSELGSSANASENHLSRALSEDTLDYEAMILDMGGQNLVRPMGPSSNDISRALVDRFSTVDLKLKLQLYKVRFLLLTRNLKLAKREVKLAMNIARGRDSSMALLLKSQLEYARGNHRKAVKLLMASNNRTDTAFSSIFNNNLGCIYYQLGKYQTSSLFFSKALTNCSSLRKDQSLKLPTFSQDNSLLIIYNCGVQYLACGKPILAARCFQKASLVFYKQPLLWLRLSECCLMALEKGLIKSSRFPSDKLGVGVCVVGIGKWRQLVVENQIPGKGHMDSSEGDDSCPSEDGRLKLSMSLAQQCLLNALNLLDSNNANCLKSGLPSNSSVEENDGSEVSPSKNSNLKNLHGIDSKAFSVGVGLGQVNANGDTKEQKGGNSQELVQNSLSYYENVRKRENQLVKQAVLANLAYVELELDNPLKALSVARSLLELPECSRIYIFLGHVYAAEALCLLNRPKEAAEHLSFYLSGGNNVDLPFSLEDCEKWQPERTAEFEEVNVGSVAAKNSSLEGAQSIVFLKPEEARATIYANFAVMSAMQGEFEKSSILITQALSILPNSPEATLTAVYLDILLGKPQEALTKLKRCSRIRFLPSGITLNKSS